A window of Streptomyces sp. DG1A-41 contains these coding sequences:
- a CDS encoding DeoR/GlpR family DNA-binding transcription regulator, with protein MATRTRSSQAAVEERRQAVLRHVVEHGETRIDELADHFGVSLMTMHRDLDDLAQRSLLRKERGRAVPYPAVTMETATRFRESTALSAKAAVCRAAIARIRPGSTVLMDDSTTLFPLAPALAELDRITVVTNSVGLAQRLGSAPGVEVALLGGRYHGDFNSCTGPEVTRALSRIRADLALMSATAVLSGQLFHPLSEYVEVKLAMLASAERALLLVDHSKFGKTATHAYGTVTDYDAVITDTGTPETEIAALKSLGVPVETVDPGDHPQ; from the coding sequence GTGGCCACCAGGACTCGGTCGTCGCAGGCCGCGGTGGAGGAGCGGCGCCAGGCCGTCCTGCGCCATGTCGTGGAGCACGGCGAGACCCGCATCGACGAGCTCGCCGATCACTTCGGCGTCAGTCTGATGACGATGCACCGTGACCTCGACGACCTCGCTCAGCGTTCCCTGCTCCGCAAGGAACGCGGCCGGGCCGTCCCCTATCCGGCGGTCACCATGGAAACCGCGACCCGTTTCCGTGAAAGCACCGCCCTCTCGGCGAAGGCCGCTGTCTGCCGCGCCGCGATCGCCCGCATCAGGCCCGGCAGCACGGTCCTCATGGACGACTCCACCACCCTCTTCCCCCTGGCTCCCGCCCTCGCGGAACTCGACCGGATCACCGTCGTCACCAACTCGGTGGGCCTGGCACAGCGGCTCGGGTCCGCCCCCGGTGTGGAGGTCGCCCTGCTCGGCGGGCGGTATCACGGCGACTTCAACTCCTGCACCGGCCCCGAGGTCACCCGCGCCCTCTCCCGTATCCGCGCCGACCTCGCCCTGATGTCCGCCACCGCCGTCCTCTCCGGCCAGCTCTTCCACCCCCTGAGCGAGTACGTCGAGGTGAAGCTGGCCATGCTCGCCTCCGCCGAGCGGGCCCTGCTCCTCGTGGACCACTCGAAGTTCGGCAAGACCGCCACCCATGCGTACGGCACGGTGACCGACTACGACGCCGTCATCACCGACACCGGCACCCCCGAGACGGAGATCGCGGCCCTGAAGAGCCTCGGTGTGCCGGTCGAAACAGTCGACCCCGGAGACCACCCGCAGTGA